A segment of the Candidatus Cloacimonadota bacterium genome:
GCGAGGTAAAAGGGTAGATAGATTCCGTAAAACAACAGGCTGCTGAGGTTGTGCCCCAAAGACCACTTTATTCCCCTGAATCCGTACTGGATGAAGGTCAGGCGAAAATTGGCTGGTTTCCAGTAATGCCAAAAAGCTTTCCAGTACTTCTCGTACTTTCCGTATTCCTTGAACTCAACTCCCTCTTCAATCGCCCAGGCCTGCGCTTCCTGAACCGATCTTCTATAGCCTGGATGGGCTTTGACGCCATTTTCCGCGCTGAAGTGCAGCTTGCCCAGATCCCTCCCCCAAAATCTGGAGGTTATGGTGGTTGTACGCGGGGTAAGGATTACCAATTGATCGTGTTGTTTATAGTTTCGCAGTGTCCAGGGAACCATGCTCAGCATCAGGATCAGCAATGCCAATCCTGCCTTTTTTAACCCTGACGGCAGCCCGCCCATTAGCACCAAAGCAATCAGGATAATTGGAAAATAGGCTATGAACCGCTCATCCGTGTGGATAAGCAAAGAATACAGAAGGATGCCGCTTATCAGGTTCAGGTTTTCTTTCTTTTTCTCATGCACATGGAGCAAGCAAAGTAGTATCAGCGGAATAATGAGCGTGAGCAGGGGTTCCTTGAGTATCTGGAAGTTCAGCCTGATCAAACCAAAATTGAACACCGCCCATAAAGCCATGAAATAGCCTGTCGCTACGTTTACCAACCTCCGTCCCAAACTAAACAACACAAAGACCAGTAAAGAACTCAGGAAACAGTTAAGTAGCAGCATAGGCAATATCGGATCCCCAGCCAGTTTGGTTGCCAGCGCGACCAGCAGGGGAATCACCGGTCCCACGATCAGGTATGGGCGCCCCGCGAAGCTGGGATAGAAATCACCTGAGGCAAAACTTTTGCCGTATTTCAGATAATTTGCCGCGTCAGCCCAGTTGTCTGTTCCGTAAGCTTGATACTCATCCCAGGTGAAGTACACTCTGACAACCAGAGCCAGGACGAACAGCAGGCCCAGGGTCAGTAACCTCTTTGAATCGATTTTTTGGAATATTTGTATGACTTTTCTCATTTCTTCTGTTCCCACGCGTGTGCTTTACTCTTGGTCACTTGATATAAAACACCGGGCTCTGGCACGCGTTTCGCTCTCAGCAAAGCCATCTTCAGGACTCCCCTGCGGGGTATCTCTTTACCACCTTGGCCGGTACGCCCCCCACCAAGGTATAAGGCTCAACATCTCTGGTTACCACAGAACCGGCCGCCACTATCGCCCCCTCGCCGATCCTTACTCCCGGCAGGATTATGCTGCCGATCATCAGGCTCACATCTTCTTCGATGTAGGTGTCTTTTACCAAATAGCCCAATTCAAATACCTTGTCACCCTGTTTATAACTGCCCAGATCCCGGTTATGAGCTATTATCTGCACCCGGTTCAGGATCCTGGTCCCATTGCCGATATGCACTTTTTGCGGATAGACGCTGTCTATGATAACGTCCTGGCCAATGAACACATTTTTACCCAGATCCACACCGCGGCATTTATGCAAAAAAGGTCTTAAGACGCGGGAATTGAGTGGTGCCAATAGCACAGACCTTGCCGCCATGGCTTGCAGGATCTCGTTTCGCCATATCCGCAAAGCTGATCCGGCCAGGCCAATAAAACCCCTGCCACCGTAGGTAACAGGGGACAGCCTGAATCCTAGTTTTGTCAGGATCCTAAACGTAAAGGTCTGTCTCATCGCTACTCTCCACCGGGTCGTTCTTCCGGCATCTGGTGTCTTTCATTTTCCAGCCAAGAAATGACAGCCCCCCCAACAAACCTTGTATGATCAGGATGCTGGACATCAGAAAGGCCGTGCTGAAAGCCAGCTCTTCCGATATCCCTGTCTGGGGAAAAACCATCACGGCCACATACTCCCGCAAACCTATGCCTCCCACCGAAACAGGTATGATCCTTGATATCATGATGGAAAAAACACCGGCAATGAATCCCCACACATGAAAATTTACCTGCCTCATCAGGGTATAGCAGATCAACAGGTACATCAAACCCATCAGGCCGTGGCGCAAGCCAGCCGCCACTGTGTTAATGCCGATCATCCGGGCGTATCCTTCCCGATGGGCAAACTCAGTGTGCCCCAATGCGCCCCGGTAGCCAATTTTCGCTGCCAATTTCTTCGACAGGTTGAAGAGGGCGACATTGTTGATCGCCAATATGATCAACGCCTCCACTGCCAAAAGAACCAGCAGGGCCAGTTTGAAAGCCTGGGGCACCTTGATCACAGGCAACCACCAAAAGGGTATCAGTACCAAGGTAAGGCTGAATGTATAGATCAGCCTGTCAATCAACACCACCAGGGTGTTTTTAGCATAACTCGCGTTATTCAAGATCTTGAATGACTGGATCTTGTAAGCGTCGCCCAAGAGAGGGAAAGCCAGTGAAAAGAACAAGCCGTGGAACTTGATGAAAAAAACGTCGCGGAGCCTGGCCGTCACGCCATAATAGCCGTAGAGTGATTTTACCCGCCAGCTGTTGATCAGGATATCCAGCACCAAGATAAGCGGTATCAGGATAAAAAAATACACCGGAAAGTTTCTGAGGTACGCCCAAAATTGCAGCGGATCAACCTTTCTGCCAGCCACGTACAACAGCGCCAAAGTGATGATGATCTGGCCCAGCCATTTGGCTGTTTGCCAACTATTTTTTCTCAACAAATCTGGAGTACACTTCTTTACAGGTACAGAAATCCTGCCTGAATGCATGCAGAAGCTTGATCAGGTTCCTCTCCGTCCGTTCGCCTTTGTTGATCCAAACCAGCGGCCGGTTTTTGGATATTGGGGAAGGGATCTTCTCCCGGGTGAGTTCCAGAGGGTGCATGTAAAACATCGTGTCACCCTTCTTCAGGTCGTTCGAAATCACGCTCCGGAAATAATGATAGCCCAGCAAGCGGAAAAAGTAACCGCCTCCGGCTGGCAGGACCAGTTTTTGTGATATCTCTTTCCTGCTCCAAGGCAGTTCCACAAGTTCTGTAACCGGCGGCTCAGCGTTCAG
Coding sequences within it:
- a CDS encoding glycosyltransferase family 39 protein is translated as MRKVIQIFQKIDSKRLLTLGLLFVLALVVRVYFTWDEYQAYGTDNWADAANYLKYGKSFASGDFYPSFAGRPYLIVGPVIPLLVALATKLAGDPILPMLLLNCFLSSLLVFVLFSLGRRLVNVATGYFMALWAVFNFGLIRLNFQILKEPLLTLIIPLILLCLLHVHEKKKENLNLISGILLYSLLIHTDERFIAYFPIILIALVLMGGLPSGLKKAGLALLILMLSMVPWTLRNYKQHDQLVILTPRTTTITSRFWGRDLGKLHFSAENGVKAHPGYRRSVQEAQAWAIEEGVEFKEYGKYEKYWKAFWHYWKPANFRLTFIQYGFRGIKWSLGHNLSSLLFYGIYLPFYLAGCVLAFIRRRWRILLLAGLPLFHSLVHTLMVWPMERYRLPLDFMVALVALWFVKEVFWKNSGQSISTLEEA
- a CDS encoding acyltransferase; its protein translation is MHKCRGVDLGKNVFIGQDVIIDSVYPQKVHIGNGTRILNRVQIIAHNRDLGSYKQGDKVFELGYLVKDTYIEEDVSLMIGSIILPGVRIGEGAIVAAGSVVTRDVEPYTLVGGVPAKVVKRYPAGES
- a CDS encoding flippase-like domain-containing protein, producing MHSGRISVPVKKCTPDLLRKNSWQTAKWLGQIIITLALLYVAGRKVDPLQFWAYLRNFPVYFFILIPLILVLDILINSWRVKSLYGYYGVTARLRDVFFIKFHGLFFSLAFPLLGDAYKIQSFKILNNASYAKNTLVVLIDRLIYTFSLTLVLIPFWWLPVIKVPQAFKLALLVLLAVEALIILAINNVALFNLSKKLAAKIGYRGALGHTEFAHREGYARMIGINTVAAGLRHGLMGLMYLLICYTLMRQVNFHVWGFIAGVFSIMISRIIPVSVGGIGLREYVAVMVFPQTGISEELAFSTAFLMSSILIIQGLLGGLSFLGWKMKDTRCRKNDPVESSDETDLYV